The nucleotide window ACTTGCTTCACCTGTAATTGCGGGCATTGGTGAAACACGATTTACACGAATTTTATAACAATCCCCTTCAGGAGTGGAGCCGGGAATTAATACTGCAACCGCACCTGTGGTATCACCTGCCGGAATAATAAATACACCTAAATCCACAGCAGATGCAAAACTTCCAGAGGCATTTGATAATTCAACTTTATAAGTGCCATCGCATAATAATCCATCTATACTCCATCCTAAAACTAAAGTGCTGAGTGCGCAAACAGGATCGGGAGAAATAAAATCTATAGTAATATTTACAGGACTTGCAACTGCATCATAAGTACCCACAGCAATAATATCATCAATAGCAAAAGAGATTTTATTATCGCCATCGGAATTATCATTTATCCAGCGAAATCCAAATCGCAAATCTGTAACATCTTCAAAAGCATCGTCGGTAAGTACTTCATATTTCCAAAGCGTTTGATCATTATATAATGCTGCTCCGGTTGCAGTCCATGGACCACCATCCGCACTATAATAAACCTGACCATACGCACCCGGACTTCCTTCACATAAATAGAAAAAAGTAAACTCAATATCTATTAAACCCAATGTACAAAAACCTGCAGCCATCTCAGCAAAATAATCACTGGCATCTGAGGCATCATAACTCGCACAGGTAATAGAAGGAGCGCCTTCAATATCATAAATGTGCATATAAGTACTGTAAGGTGCGCCACCGATTGTACCGCTTTCCGTTAAACTTTCTGAGGTTGTATTCGGATAACCAAAGCCGCCGGTATAACTATCATTTATTATCCATTGATTACTTCCAACAGAATCTCCCGGACCGGCAGAGTTTAGAATAAAACTACCCGAATAATCAATATCAAAGTCTTCGGAAAATAATTGAAAGGTTTGTGCGTGTAACCTATTTGAAAAAACAAAAAGACATATACAGATCAGGTAAATATTTCGCATAAGCAAGTGTTTGATACCAAATTACAAATAATGTAATAAATCAGCCAAGTATAATAAAATTCGTGCAGTGATTTTTATTGTAAATTAAGCAACTTCATCACAATAGTATTACTGAGATATACTCAATACTAAAAGATATTTTACAATATTTCCATCATGCAATTCTACAAGATAAAATCCATGTGTTGAAAGTGCCGGCGATAGCAAAAATTTATCGGAAGAAATTTGTTGAATAGTTATTGGGATTTTATTCCCAAGTATATCTTGCATGGAAACTGGTATAAATACTTCGGAAGTAATTTGAAATGCATCCGTAAATGGATTAGGATAAACCGCAATAGTATTTTCAAATACATCATCTGCAATATTATCTGAAGGATAAATAAAAACAGTGTCAGTAAAAGTGCCGCTGCAATTTTCAGTAGTTGCAATTGTCAGTACAACATGATATTCACCGGCAGTTGCAAATGTATGGAGAGGACTATCTTCATTGCTTGTACTGCCATCCTCAAAGTCCCAGAGTATATCTCCGGTTGCACCTGATAAATTGATGAACTGTACGGAGAATCCGATTTTTTCAAAAGCAAATTTTACATGCCAATCACCGGGTAACTGGCAATATGATTTTCCAAATGCAGTTAGCAGAAACAGGATTAAAAAGGTTTTAAAAATTTTCACATAGTAAATGTAATAATATTCGTTTAGAGATGCATATTGAAATGTTTAATTGCACTGAAACTAATTCCATTTAATTTTACCCTGTGTCGCTGAAACGTCTTGCTTCCCAAACTGCTATTTATGGATTGAGTACTATCATGGTGCGCATGTTGAATTATGCATTGGCGCCATTGCATACACGGGTGTTTACTGATCAGGCGGATTATGGTATCATTTCCGAAATGTATGCTTACGTTACTTTTCTGAATGTGCTGTTTATGTATGGAATGGAAACTTCTTTCTTCCGCTATGCCACTAAAGAACTTACGAATGAAGCAAGAAATAAAATATTTGGAACAGCTCAGCTTTCGATATTTATTTCTACCGTTTTATTTGTATTGATATTATTATTTTCTTCAAAATCTATTGCAGCTATGTTGGAGTATCCCAACCACAGTGCATACATTTTTTACTTTGCATTAATAATCGGTTTTGATTCTTTAGTAAATATTCCATTTGCAAAATTGCGTTTGGAGAACAGACCTTGGAAATATTTTACTATTAAACTCACCAATGTATTAATAAACATCACCCTCAATTTCTTTTTTCTGTGGCCTGCATTAAAAGGTAATTACACTATGTTCAGTGACTTTGGTTATACCTATAATCCGAGCATGGGAATCAGTTATGTATTTTATGCAAATCTGGTTGCAAGTGCAGTTACTTTTTTGATATTTATTCCTACCTTCTTTAAATTACATTTCAGTACAGAAGTCTGGAAAAAAATGATGCGTTATGGTTTGCCTTTAATAATAATTGGTTTTGCAGGAATGATAAATGAAACACTTGATCGTGTACTTTTAAAATATTGGCTGCCGGGAAACTTAGAAGAAAATTTAAAGCAAGTAGGTATTTATAGTGCCGTTTATAAACTTGCAATTTTTATGACCTTGGCAGTGCAGGCATTCAGGATGGGCGCCGAACCATTTTTCTTTTCATCTTCTACTGATAAAAATGCACCCCGTACTTATGCATCGGTGATGTTGTATTTTACTATCGTATGTTGTTTTATTTTTTTAGGTGTCGGTATGTTCCCGGATGTATTTAAAATTATTATCGGAGAAAATTATCATTCCGGATTATTCATAGTTCCCATTTTATTATTGGCCAATTTATTTCTGGGTGTGTATTACAATATGAGTGTCTGGTATAAGCTTACAGATAAAACTGCATTCGCCACTATTATCCCTTTAGCAGGCGCAGCAATTACAATTGCACTGAATTATTTTTTAATTCCACGCTTGGGATATGCTGGTGCTGCATGGGCAACATTAGGTTGCTATTTTAGTATGGTTATTTTAAGTTGGATAATCGGACAGAAACATTATTATGTACCTTATAACATTAAAAAATTAAGTGCTTATATAATTACTTCTGTTTTACTGTGCATGCTTGGTTTACAATTTCTGCATTGGTTTGAAAATAATATTTTGCTTACAGTAGTTATCCGCATACTATTATTTTTAATCTTCTTTGTTTTTGCATGGTGGTTAGATATGCATAAACTAAAAAGAAATATTGCTTAAAGAAAATTATTATATGCAAGTAAAAATTATTAATCGCTCTTCCAATCCCAATCCGGCGTATGCAACAGCAAATTCAGCGGGTATGGATTTAAGAGCTAATATCGAAACCCCAATTACATTACTTCCTTTAGAGCGCAAATTAATTCCAACAGGAATTTTTATTGAATTGCCAAACGGTTATGAAGCACAAGTGCGTCCTCGCAGTGGCCTTGCAATTAATTCGGGAATTACAATGTTGAATTCGCCGGGCACTATCGATTCTGATTATCGTGGTGAAATAAAAGTGATTGCTATTAATTTATCTGCATCACCTTTCCAAATTCAAAACGGTGATAAAATCGCACAGCTTGTTGTTGCAAAACATGAAACTATAGAATGGATTCCTGTAGAAATATTAAATAAAACCACTCGCAGTGAAGGTGGTTTTGGACATACAGGAAAATAAACTTGCAGAGATAAAATTTCACGGTATAGAATCTACAATACACTTTAAATGTACAGACTTCGCTTCACGGCTGAATTCCTATCTTTGCGGCTAAACAGAATTACGTAGTATGAAGATCATAATTCCAATGGCGGGCATGGGTAAAAGAATGCGTCCCCACACATTAACAGTTCCAAAACCATTGATTCCTGTGGCAGGCAAACCTATTGTGCAACGATTAGTGGAAGACATTGCACAAACTACTGAAGAAAAGATTGAAGAGATTGCTTTTGTATGTGGGCATTTTGGAAGTGCAGTGGAGCAAATGCTTTTGGATATAGCAGCGAACGTTGGTGCTAAAGGAAAAATTTGTTATCAGGATGAACCATTGGGAACAGCACATGCTATTTTATGTGCAGGTGATACTGTGAGTGGTCATATTATTATTGCATTTGCAGATACATTATTCAAAACAAATTTTAAAATTGATAAAGAAAAAGATGGTGTCATCTGGGTAAATCAAGTAGATGCATGGCAAAACTTTGGTGTGGTACAATTAAGTGAAGAAGGACATATTATCAACTTTGTAGAAAAGCCAAAAGAATTTGTTTCTGACCTTGCAATTATCGGTGTCTATTATATAAAAGATGGCGATACATTGCGCAAAGAAATGCAGTTTCTTATTGACAATAATATAACAGATAAAGGAGAATATCAATTGACAAATGCGTTGGATGCAATGCGCAAAAACGGATTTAAATTATTGCCGGGTAAAGTGGACGAATGGCTCGACTGTGGGAATAAAGATGCAACGGTTTATACCAATCAACGAGTGCTGGAGTTGAATAAACATTCTGAACAATTAATCAGTAAATCATTGCGCAATATGAATAGTCAAATTATAGAACCTTGTTTTATCGGCAACAATGTTTTCATCGAAAATTCTGTTATCGGTCCACATGTTTCTATCGGTGAAGGCTGTATTATTAAAAATGCAATTATCTCCAATTCAATTATTCAGAAGTCTACGGATATACAAAATAAAATAATTACCAATTCTATGATTGGAAGCCATGTTTCAATAAAAGATTCTGCTGAAGATTTAAGCATTGGTGATTTCACAACGTCGATATGCTAAAAAATATTTTCGCTTCATTATTGCTCTTTATATGTTTGGTAATTTCTGCCTGCAATACATCAAAACAATTAACCGGAAGTACGGTAAAACAAAAAGATGTTGATTCCACATTAGAAGGCATTGGTGAAGAGACAGATGAAATTACTATTGAACGATTATTTATTGATGGATGTAAAGCAAAAGCTTTAGGTGATTTTGATGGTGCAATAATTTTATTCAAAGAAATTCTACAATTAGATCCGAATAACGATGCAACATTGTATGAACTCGCAAAAATATATTTTGATTACAGCCGCTTGGATGATGCTCGTGAACTTTCAAAAAAAGCAGTTGAGTTAAATCCGGATAATGAATATTATTTGGTGCTTTATGGTGAAACATTATTGTATCAGGGAAGATTTAGTGAAGCCGCAGAAGTATTTGAAAAACAGATTTCTCTCTTTCCGCAAAACATGGATGGCTATCTTGAATTGACATATGCGTATGAGCGCAGTGGCAATGTAAAAGAAAGTATGCGAGTGTTGCAGGATACAGAAAAACAATTCGGGCCGGATATGAATTTGCTGATGGAACAATACCGGTTTTATATGCGCAATGGTTTTATTGATCAAGCAATTGATGTGTTGAATAAACTGATTATTTCCAATCCGGATGAACCAACTTTTTTAAGTATGCTGATAGAAGTGTATGAAAGTGCAGGGAAAATGGATTTGGCTCAGGAAACATTTAATCAACTGCTGGTAATGGATCCGAACAATGCAGATTTATTATTTAAAAAAGCACAATTCGACAGACGTGCCGGTGATATGAATGCATATCAAAATGATTTACGTCTTGTATTTTCAAATCCCGATGCAAATATTGATCGCAAAGTATTTTTTTTAGTACCCTATATTGACTCTGTTGACTTACCTGCATTTACTGAAAAAGAATTTATTATTGAGCTTGCTACATTAATGGTACAAGCACATCCGCAAGAAGCAAAATCATATGCAATGCGTGCGGATTTATATTATTATACTGATCGTAAAGAAGATGCCCGCAAAGATTATCGCATATCCGCAAATCTGCGTCCTGATGTATTTGATGTATGGGTTAAATTATTTTATATAGATGCAGAATTAAATGCAAATGATTCTCTTCTTGAAGTTACGAATGAGGCATTGGATTTATTTCCAAATCAGGGATTAGCACATTTTTTTAATGGTGTTGCAAATCAAAATTTAAAAAATAATGATGCCGCATTAATATCTTTTAAGCGGGCAATTCCACTTACTTCAGGAAATATGAAACTGCGTGGAGAAACCTATTTGCGCATGGGTGATATTTATAATGAATTAAAAGAATATGAAGCATCCGATGAAGCGTATGATAATAGTTTGGATGCGGATCCGGATAATCCTTATACATTAAATAATTATGCTTACTACTTATCATTGCGCAGCGATAAATTAGATAAAGCAGCAGCAATGGCTGAACGTGCAAATCAACTTGTTCCAAATAATTCTTCTTTGGAAGATACTTATGCATGGGTATTATACAAACAAAAAAAATATGGTGATGCAAAAATCTGGTTGCAGAAAGCAATGCAAAATGGTGGCTCAACCAGTGCGGTAATCAACGAACATTATGGTGATGTTTCTTTTCAATTAGGCAATACTGATGAAGCTGTTGAATATTGGGAAAAAGCAAAATCATTGGGTGGTAACTCTCCACAATTAGAAAATAAAATAAATGACCGCAAGCTGTATGAATAAATGGTTGGTGATATTGCCGCTGTTTTTTATACTGAGTGGATGTCGCACGGTGAATATTACCAGTGGTAAAATCAAAGAAATTTCTTTAGATGAAATAGAGAAGGAAATATTGCTGACACAATTGCAATACACCACCTTCTCCGCAAAAGCAAAAGCGGAAGTGATTAACAATGGAGGATCAACAAGTATTAATGCATCTATTGATATGCAGAAAGATATTTACATAGGATTATCATTGCGCATGTTAGGAATTGAAGGTGCAAGAGTTTTTATTACCCCTGATTCAATAAAAATTATTGACCGTATTAATCAAAAATATTACCCGCATGATTTTAGTTATCTCGAAGAATCTTTTGGTGTTGCAATTGATTTTAAAACATTGCAAGATTTAATTACAGGTAATCTAGTTTTTTATAACGGAACAATTTATCCCGGAACACCCGATGATGAAAAATATGTGCTGTGGGCAAATGACGGCGCATTTAAAAATACGATATGGCTTTACCCCTCGTTTCATGTGATGCGTATGCAAATTGACGACTTAATGCATCCACGAACAATGACATTGGAAAATGGCGGGTATCGCAAAGTAGCTGGACAAGCATTTGCATTTTTAAGACAAATGCATTTGTCGGCTGTTGATAATTTCGACATAGGTCTGGAGTTCACCAGCCTAACTTTGGACGAGCCCGTAGATTTCTCATTTACGGTAAATCCAAAATATGAAGTGGTACACTAAATTATTTTTCTTCGCTTTTTTATTGATGAGTGCTTCTGTGTTTTCTCAAACAACAGATAAAAAATCATTGGAAACAAAATACACTAAACTGCAATCTGAAATTAAGGATACTGAGCATTTGCTGGAGCAAACAAAAAAGAAAAAACAGAATTCGTTGAATGAAGTAAAGTTGCTGAACAGCCAGATAAATGTACGTCAGGAAATGATCAGCAATATTGCATTACAAGTGGGCGCAGTGAGCAAAGAAATGCAGGAAACGGCAGGTGTAATTAATTCTATGGAGAAAGATATACAAGGTATGAGAGATCAATATGCAAAGATGATTACCTATGCTTATGTAAATGATAACAATTATGAACCACTGCATTTCATATTTGCATCGGGTAGTATGAATGATGCAATTAATGAAATTCAATATGTAAAAGAATTTACCGCATTTCGTAAACAACAGGCAGCCGCAATCAAAGCAGTACAGGCGGCATTACAAAGCCGCATTGATCAATTAGAATCTGATAAAACTAAAAAAGAAGACTTGTTGCAAAGTGAAAAACAACAAAAACAAAAATTAGATAAGGAAAAAAGTGCAAAGGATAATTCTGTAAAGTCATTACAAAAGGAAGAGAAAAAAATTAATGATCAGCTAAAGCAAAAAAAGAAAGATGCTGATGCATTAAATAAAAAAATACAAAGCATCATCGCAGAAGAAATCAGAAAAGAAAAAGAACGTGCCGCAGCAGAAGCAGCAAAAAAAGCAGCAGCAGAAAAAAAGGCATCCACCACTACAGCAGCAGAAAAAACTACTGCAGAAAAAACAACTACTACCGAAGCAGTTGGCCTTACTCCCGAGATGGCTTTAGTATCAAAAAATTTCGAGGGGAATAAAGGCAGACTTCCCTGGCCGGTGGAGCGAGGAACAATTACAGAACGTTTCGGTACACATGCACATCCTGTTTTAAAAAATGTGTCTATAGAAAATAATGGAATTAATATCAGTACAACGGAAGGTGCAAGTGTAAGAGCGATATTCGAAGGCGAAGTATTAAATGTGATCTTCAGTCCTTCTTTTCAAAAAGGTATTATCATTAAACACGGCGAATATTATACAGTATATACAAACCTCGCTTCTGTTAGTGTAGAGCCCGGAGCTAAAGTAAGTGCAAAGCAAAAAATAGGTACTGTTTATACAAATTCAGAAGAAGGAAAAACAGATGTGCATTTAGAGCTTTGGAAAGGAACTACGCTTTTAGATCCTGCTCTATGGATTAGCAAATAAAATTGCACGTTGCAATTGCACAACAAATCATAATTTCTAAATAGTGGAATTTAATTGCTTAGAATATCTCTGGAAATCACGCTAAATACTATTACATAAACCGTGGACAGTCTATAGTATATTTCTTGGTATGTGTTAAGCAACCGGTATAGATAAGTGATAATTCAAGTCCGCCTTTGTATGAACTAACTGCACTAAGGTCGCTAACATTAATATCATAACTTAATCCGAATTGTACATTGTTATAATCAAATCCTAAACTTGGAATGATAGCATCTCCAACACGATAATGAGCACCTAGATAAATAAAAGAAGAACCTTTATCCATTGGAATACCAAATGTAGCTCCGGCAACAACTTCTTGATTTGTTTGCTCTGCTTGCTGCAACCAAACCGCTGATGGTATGATAACTAATTTATCAAATCCGAATTTCAAACTGCCATAAGCAGTATATCTCGCATTTATTTTATTATCTAATTGATTGTAAAAACTTTCTGATGGTTCCGCAAGGTGATGATATGCAGCACCTAATTGAAGAGAAAAAACATTTGTAAAACGTGAGCGCCAATTTACACCTGCATTCATATCGAAATAACTCAGTTTGTCATCTCCATATTCTCCGCTTGGTAAATTTGGATCTACACCATTCTGACCAATCATACTTTCAAAAACAAGATTATTAAAATCAACTCGCTTTTGAACTAATCCACCTTGCAAACCAAAACTGATATAATGATCACCACGACCAGCCATATTTTGATGATAAGCCACTGAACCCATCATCGTTAAGTTAGTTAATGCACCATCACCTGATACATCATTAAAAATCATTAACCCTAAACCGAGCATACTATAGTTGAAAGATTCACGGAATAATCCGATGTCGAAAGCACCCGCATAAGTTTGATAAGAAGACGGACCTACTATACTCGCCCATTGGTTTCGGTAATTCAGTGATGCACGATAAGTACAACTGGATAAACCTGTAAGCGCCGGATTAAGCAATAGAGGTGCTGATCCAAACTGGGAAAAATGTACATCTTGTGCACGTCCCTGAATGAAAGTGAATGTTATTATAATTGCAAGTAGAGTTCTCTTCATAAAAAATTCTGCTGTAGCTTTCAAAATTAGTACAAATAAGGTAATCCACACAAAATTAACAGGCCGGGTAGTCAGATGATTGTAAAATCAACGCAAAATAACAAGATACCTTCATTAAAAACGCCCATACATTTTATTGTTATTAGATAATCGCCGGGGAAAACAGAATTGTAATCGGTTTCAAAAAAAATATATGTCATAGAAAAAAATATAAGTGCTCCGGATGCCAACCATAATTCCGTTTCTGAATCATCAGAATATTTACCATTTGAAATGTAATTAATACCATCAGTAGTATTTAACTAATTAATGATTACAAGAATACATTTGGCAATGGGTAAACTAAAATTGATTCCGGAGCACATTATATATTTTGATATTTAATGTTCAATAATAAAAAGTTTGCTTTGTATAGTTGTTTCGTTTTGTAAATGAATAGTATATAATCCAGATGGCAAACTTTGTGTTTTAATATTTATATACCCACTCATACTCACTATCACTTCATTACTCATTAATTGGCCGGATGAATTATAAATCTTTACTTGAGTTGACCCAATTAATTTTTCACCATAAATATTTAAGAAATTATTTGCAGGATTAGGGAAAACTTCAATAGAATTATTTTCTAATACTGCTAATTTCAGTGGCCCTAAAATTTTAGCCTTTCGTGAAATTGTTCGTTTACATGTTGGTTTATTACCATAAGAAATAATATTCTTAATAGTGTAAACATCTGGTGTATTATAAGTATGTTGCACTGGAAGAAACTCATTAGTAGTATAACTATCACCGAAATCCCACATCGTACTTGTATATGATCCCGAAATGGTATAGTCTGTAATTGAAACTGTCTGATCATTTATGTAAGCGATTAAAAGATGCGACAGGTCTGTTGATTGGATTGAAATAAAAAGTTTTTGTATCAAACCCCATTTGTTTACCTGTTGAATTTTCAATCACAGAAATATAAATAAATAATGCACTGCCATTGTTATAAATTGCATTAGGTATTGTTGACATATTAAAATTATAATTATTACCGTAAGAGATATCAGAAGTAATACTATTAGACCATTCTAAAGTATAGTTGCTAAGTGCAGCACCTTTCAATATATTGCCTGAAGTATCAAACACCTGAACTTTCATTTCAATAGTTGCGTCGTGTGTTATCAAGCATGCCACACCTCTGTTTAATATTTCTATTTTAAGTGGTTGTTGCAAATACATGCTGCTATCGGGTAAAAAATTATCCAGATATGCTATAACTTTTTCATAGCCTGCACTATCAATTAAATTATTCCATTCATACTGGTCGGTTTCTCTGAATTTACCTACATCATAGAGTTGTTCTTCTCTTATAGAATTTGCCCAATCACATGGATCGCCGGAATCAATTGTTGCGTTATTACTTTGGTTTCGTATATAACTAAATCTTTCGGTGCGCACAGTATATTGAGGAAAGCAACTTGCTTCTTTTCCCTGTTCCATTTTAATTGTAACCAACGCTGGCCATTCTACATTTGCATTTTCATTTTGCAATATCGGAAACATGGAATGTCCATCAAGATATTGCGTACCATCCGAAAAAGTTGGATGAGGAATTCCTGCATAATCGCAAATTGTAGGATATAAATCGAGAAGACTCACTGCATGATATGAAACTCTGTTACCCGGCGCAGATGGATCAACAATTATCATTGGTACACGAATATCTTGCTCCCATAAACTGCGTTTTAACCAATGATATTTTTCACCAAAAGAAAAACCATTATCACCCACAAAAATTATTATACTATTTTCTTTTATTGCCGGATGTGTATCCAACGCATCTAATAATCTCCCCACCTGAGCATCCATATATTGAACCGCCGCAATGTATGCCATCACCGCATTTGCTCTCCATGATTCCGCAATTATTTCCTGTCGTTCTTCTTCTGTTAATTCCGAATTAATTTCAGGAAGTGGTGAAACTGATTCTGCATATTCATTAATAGTATGTTCAATATTTTTATGAGTGGTAGCCATTTGTCTGCTCAGACTTCCCAAATTAAAATAATCTTCCCAACGCACTTCCGGTTGTGGTGGCATTATCAATCCATTTGCAGGACTTGAACCCGGCGGATTATTATAGGGATAAACAAAAGGTGTTGTATAAATATCATCTAAATAATAGGGTGGAAAATATTTCTCCGGCACAAACAAATCCAAATGGGGTTTTGCAATTCCTACAGCAAGAAAAAACTGACCTCCACATGTAGGAATTTCACCATCAGCCCATTGATCAATAAATTCAATTGCTCTATCAACACCCTTAGTATCTTTCATTAAATTTTCAACTTCATTTGGCAACTTTCCAAAATTATAACCACTGAAACCAAGATCAGATTCTGTTTCATATATTTTTAAAGCATTATCATCTTTTTCATTTACCACTTTACTCCATGATAATTCTTTTTCACATGGATTGTTTGTTGATTTATCAAAGTCCGACATGTTGCCTCCATGATATACCTTATCTATACCATAAGTATAATAATTCCCGGCATTTTTTAAATACTCCGGCAGGGTATAAACTTCTGCATTATTAGTTGCCTCAGAAAAATTCTCTCTAAAATTTTTTATATAATCGCCGTTTCTATACACCTGCGTATATTGCATATCCTTACCACTCATAAAACTTGTGCGGGATGGTCCGCAAACAGGTGCATTGCAATATCCATTAAAAAATGTCATGCCTCTTTCTGCTAATGTATTCATTGCAGGAGTTTGCACTTGTGGATGCCCATTCAGCGGCTCTATATAATCATTTAAATCATCACTCACTATTAATATAATATTAGGTGATGTGGTTGTTTGACTTATTGCAGGTAATGCTGCAAAAAACAACAAAAAACACATTACGTGTAATGTTCCCTTTTTCATAATAAAAGTTTTTAATTAATAAATAGAAATAAATAAATTAGAATACTATGTGATAACCGAAAGGTCGGTGGATGAATCCTAAAAATCAGGATAAATCACATATAGAGTTGAGGTATTGCATCGCCATTGTATGCAAAAGAATCTGCGGCATAATTGTATAAAATATCATTGGACTGCTTGTAACAAACATTAATACCATCCACATAAATGAAAGAATAATTGCACTTATCAATTTGTGCACTTAACAGGACTGGTTCACAATTTCCAAGGCTAATTGAATCAGCTGAACCTAAAAATTCATTTAAAATAAAGTAATCCATAATACACGAATAAAATTGATTAAAATAAATATACGATATAAGTTTCAATTTAACAAGGATTTCTCTTTAATTATCCCATTACTTAAACTAAATACCTAATTCCGAAAGAGAATTAAATGGAAATGACTTGTTTAGTATTTAAAATATCTATTTCTATTAATAATAAAATTAGAATTATGCATATGTATAATTTTTTAATAATACACTTGATTCAACAGTCAGAAATAGCAACTTCAAAATGCAAATTCGTTTATTTACATTA belongs to Bacteroidota bacterium and includes:
- a CDS encoding peptidoglycan DD-metalloendopeptidase family protein; this translates as MKWYTKLFFFAFLLMSASVFSQTTDKKSLETKYTKLQSEIKDTEHLLEQTKKKKQNSLNEVKLLNSQINVRQEMISNIALQVGAVSKEMQETAGVINSMEKDIQGMRDQYAKMITYAYVNDNNYEPLHFIFASGSMNDAINEIQYVKEFTAFRKQQAAAIKAVQAALQSRIDQLESDKTKKEDLLQSEKQQKQKLDKEKSAKDNSVKSLQKEEKKINDQLKQKKKDADALNKKIQSIIAEEIRKEKERAAAEAAKKAAAEKKASTTTAAEKTTAEKTTTTEAVGLTPEMALVSKNFEGNKGRLPWPVERGTITERFGTHAHPVLKNVSIENNGINISTTEGASVRAIFEGEVLNVIFSPSFQKGIIIKHGEYYTVYTNLASVSVEPGAKVSAKQKIGTVYTNSEEGKTDVHLELWKGTTLLDPALWISK
- a CDS encoding tetratricopeptide repeat protein; this encodes MLKNIFASLLLFICLVISACNTSKQLTGSTVKQKDVDSTLEGIGEETDEITIERLFIDGCKAKALGDFDGAIILFKEILQLDPNNDATLYELAKIYFDYSRLDDARELSKKAVELNPDNEYYLVLYGETLLYQGRFSEAAEVFEKQISLFPQNMDGYLELTYAYERSGNVKESMRVLQDTEKQFGPDMNLLMEQYRFYMRNGFIDQAIDVLNKLIISNPDEPTFLSMLIEVYESAGKMDLAQETFNQLLVMDPNNADLLFKKAQFDRRAGDMNAYQNDLRLVFSNPDANIDRKVFFLVPYIDSVDLPAFTEKEFIIELATLMVQAHPQEAKSYAMRADLYYYTDRKEDARKDYRISANLRPDVFDVWVKLFYIDAELNANDSLLEVTNEALDLFPNQGLAHFFNGVANQNLKNNDAALISFKRAIPLTSGNMKLRGETYLRMGDIYNELKEYEASDEAYDNSLDADPDNPYTLNNYAYYLSLRSDKLDKAAAMAERANQLVPNNSSLEDTYAWVLYKQKKYGDAKIWLQKAMQNGGSTSAVINEHYGDVSFQLGNTDEAVEYWEKAKSLGGNSPQLENKINDRKLYE
- the dut gene encoding dUTP diphosphatase gives rise to the protein MQVKIINRSSNPNPAYATANSAGMDLRANIETPITLLPLERKLIPTGIFIELPNGYEAQVRPRSGLAINSGITMLNSPGTIDSDYRGEIKVIAINLSASPFQIQNGDKIAQLVVAKHETIEWIPVEILNKTTRSEGGFGHTGK
- a CDS encoding PKD domain-containing protein; translation: MYYVKIFKTFLILFLLTAFGKSYCQLPGDWHVKFAFEKIGFSVQFINLSGATGDILWDFEDGSTSNEDSPLHTFATAGEYHVVLTIATTENCSGTFTDTVFIYPSDNIADDVFENTIAVYPNPFTDAFQITSEVFIPVSMQDILGNKIPITIQQISSDKFLLSPALSTHGFYLVELHDGNIVKYLLVLSISQ
- a CDS encoding polysaccharide biosynthesis C-terminal domain-containing protein encodes the protein MSLKRLASQTAIYGLSTIMVRMLNYALAPLHTRVFTDQADYGIISEMYAYVTFLNVLFMYGMETSFFRYATKELTNEARNKIFGTAQLSIFISTVLFVLILLFSSKSIAAMLEYPNHSAYIFYFALIIGFDSLVNIPFAKLRLENRPWKYFTIKLTNVLINITLNFFFLWPALKGNYTMFSDFGYTYNPSMGISYVFYANLVASAVTFLIFIPTFFKLHFSTEVWKKMMRYGLPLIIIGFAGMINETLDRVLLKYWLPGNLEENLKQVGIYSAVYKLAIFMTLAVQAFRMGAEPFFFSSSTDKNAPRTYASVMLYFTIVCCFIFLGVGMFPDVFKIIIGENYHSGLFIVPILLLANLFLGVYYNMSVWYKLTDKTAFATIIPLAGAAITIALNYFLIPRLGYAGAAWATLGCYFSMVILSWIIGQKHYYVPYNIKKLSAYIITSVLLCMLGLQFLHWFENNILLTVVIRILLFLIFFVFAWWLDMHKLKRNIA
- a CDS encoding DUF4292 domain-containing protein, with translation MTASCMNKWLVILPLFFILSGCRTVNITSGKIKEISLDEIEKEILLTQLQYTTFSAKAKAEVINNGGSTSINASIDMQKDIYIGLSLRMLGIEGARVFITPDSIKIIDRINQKYYPHDFSYLEESFGVAIDFKTLQDLITGNLVFYNGTIYPGTPDDEKYVLWANDGAFKNTIWLYPSFHVMRMQIDDLMHPRTMTLENGGYRKVAGQAFAFLRQMHLSAVDNFDIGLEFTSLTLDEPVDFSFTVNPKYEVVH
- a CDS encoding nucleotidyltransferase → MKIIIPMAGMGKRMRPHTLTVPKPLIPVAGKPIVQRLVEDIAQTTEEKIEEIAFVCGHFGSAVEQMLLDIAANVGAKGKICYQDEPLGTAHAILCAGDTVSGHIIIAFADTLFKTNFKIDKEKDGVIWVNQVDAWQNFGVVQLSEEGHIINFVEKPKEFVSDLAIIGVYYIKDGDTLRKEMQFLIDNNITDKGEYQLTNALDAMRKNGFKLLPGKVDEWLDCGNKDATVYTNQRVLELNKHSEQLISKSLRNMNSQIIEPCFIGNNVFIENSVIGPHVSIGEGCIIKNAIISNSIIQKSTDIQNKIITNSMIGSHVSIKDSAEDLSIGDFTTSIC